The proteins below are encoded in one region of Syntrophotalea carbinolica DSM 2380:
- a CDS encoding KamA family radical SAM protein produces MSHKKYITNIDQIPELNRLEEHHRQKLKAVQKRYAFRSNGYYQSLIDWNDPKDPIRRIVIPSADELQPWGELDASGESLYSKAPGLEHKYPDTAVLLVSDVCGALCRFCFRKRLFMDDNQEVARDVSAGLAYIRKHTEINNVLVTGGDPLLLSTRKLTEIIEQLRAIEHVRIIRIGSKMPAFNPFRILDDPELLEMFKAHSQPNRRIYLMAQFNHPRELTSEARRALDLVLQSGVTVMHQTPMIRGVNDSAEVLTELFNELSYMGVAPYYVFQCRPTEGNAAYTVPIEEGYAIFAKAHQNCSGLARRCRYTLSHATGKIEVAGLTDDQVFFRYHRPADPQQNLGELLAFPRNPEAFWLDDYTDPQPLASNQKSAFC; encoded by the coding sequence ATGAGCCATAAAAAGTATATTACCAATATTGATCAGATACCGGAGTTGAACAGGCTTGAAGAGCATCACCGTCAAAAGCTTAAAGCCGTGCAAAAACGTTACGCATTCCGCTCCAACGGCTATTACCAGTCTCTCATCGATTGGAACGACCCCAAGGACCCCATCCGGCGTATCGTCATCCCCAGCGCAGACGAATTACAACCCTGGGGCGAGCTCGATGCCTCCGGAGAATCCCTCTATTCCAAAGCTCCGGGGCTCGAGCATAAATACCCGGATACCGCGGTACTGCTGGTCAGCGATGTCTGTGGAGCTCTATGTCGCTTCTGTTTTCGCAAGCGTCTGTTTATGGATGACAATCAGGAAGTTGCCAGAGACGTTTCGGCGGGACTGGCTTATATACGCAAACATACGGAAATCAATAATGTTCTGGTTACAGGTGGCGACCCGCTGTTGCTATCGACACGTAAACTGACTGAAATCATTGAACAGCTGCGCGCCATCGAACACGTACGCATCATCCGCATCGGCAGCAAAATGCCCGCCTTTAACCCCTTCCGGATATTGGATGATCCGGAGTTGCTGGAGATGTTCAAAGCGCATAGTCAACCGAATCGTCGCATCTATCTGATGGCGCAGTTCAACCATCCCAGGGAACTGACATCGGAAGCCCGACGCGCCCTCGATCTGGTTCTGCAAAGCGGGGTAACCGTCATGCATCAAACCCCCATGATTCGAGGAGTCAATGATTCAGCGGAGGTCTTAACCGAACTCTTCAATGAATTGTCTTATATGGGTGTGGCCCCTTATTATGTATTCCAGTGCCGGCCGACAGAAGGCAATGCCGCTTATACCGTACCCATCGAAGAGGGATACGCCATTTTCGCAAAAGCGCACCAAAACTGCTCCGGGCTGGCGCGCCGCTGCCGCTACACCTTATCCCACGCCACCGGAAAAATCGAAGTTGCGGGATTGACCGACGACCAGGTATTCTTCCGCTACCATAGGCCCGCAGATCCGCAACAAAATCTAGGGGAACTCCTGGCCTTCCCTCGTAACCCCGAGGCTTTCTGGCTGGATGACTACACCGACCCGCAGCCCCTGGCGAGCAACCAGAAAAGCGCATTCTGTTAA
- a CDS encoding NAD(P)/FAD-dependent oxidoreductase, which produces MGEDTPSVSATLVDLKQQSIETLPVQTWDVIIAGAGPAGSIAAITLADMGHRVLLTDRDWFPRSKVCGDCLTPGAMRILRRYGLFDAALHAGHRCTQMRIYSPAHVRIDVPGDYLTVKREILDQLLARKALAAGVTFVRGTAAALEKRGDAEIAVRFREGPSMQVARCGLLATGGRLALAQKSGLVAHPVASGAAVRCYVRSRLPIKHMVIACERTILPGYAWIFPVEKDLYNVGCGRFMYRQTEPHLHLKRSFHAFLHTFPIARELMEQGDMETPLKGAVLRSGWQHIGPMASGACLGMGEMVGTTSPYTGEGIGKAMQSGVLAAKLVHRCLRKGDMSELLRYPGYLRLLRGMCYDGFERTRKWFEHPLLVDFLAHRINHSPYLYDRFTAVLQEKNDPAQVFSWCGVLRSLWR; this is translated from the coding sequence ATGGGAGAGGATACGCCATCCGTTTCGGCGACTTTGGTTGACCTGAAACAGCAGTCGATTGAAACTCTTCCGGTTCAGACCTGGGATGTTATCATCGCCGGTGCCGGACCGGCCGGGAGTATCGCGGCCATTACCCTGGCCGACATGGGGCACCGTGTTCTGTTGACTGATCGGGACTGGTTTCCGCGCAGTAAGGTCTGCGGGGATTGTCTCACTCCAGGCGCCATGCGCATATTGCGGCGTTACGGGCTTTTCGATGCAGCGCTTCATGCAGGCCACCGTTGCACGCAGATGCGTATTTACAGTCCGGCACATGTGCGTATCGATGTCCCCGGCGATTACCTTACCGTAAAACGTGAAATTCTCGATCAGTTGTTGGCCAGAAAGGCTTTGGCTGCCGGGGTTACTTTTGTCAGGGGGACCGCCGCAGCCCTGGAAAAACGTGGCGACGCAGAAATTGCGGTGCGTTTCAGGGAAGGCCCTTCCATGCAGGTAGCGCGCTGCGGCCTGTTGGCTACAGGCGGACGGTTGGCATTGGCGCAAAAAAGCGGCCTCGTGGCCCACCCTGTGGCCAGTGGCGCGGCCGTACGTTGTTATGTCCGATCCCGTCTGCCTATTAAGCATATGGTCATTGCCTGTGAGCGCACCATTCTGCCCGGGTATGCCTGGATCTTTCCTGTCGAAAAAGATTTATACAATGTGGGCTGTGGTCGGTTCATGTATCGTCAAACCGAGCCTCACCTCCACCTTAAACGTTCTTTCCACGCATTTCTCCATACGTTTCCGATAGCGCGCGAATTGATGGAACAGGGGGATATGGAGACGCCGCTTAAGGGGGCTGTGTTGCGCAGCGGTTGGCAGCATATAGGTCCCATGGCCTCCGGGGCCTGCCTCGGTATGGGGGAAATGGTCGGCACCACCTCGCCATATACGGGTGAAGGCATCGGCAAGGCCATGCAAAGCGGTGTGCTGGCAGCGAAACTTGTGCATCGTTGCCTGCGGAAAGGTGACATGTCGGAGTTGCTTCGCTATCCCGGGTATCTCCGGCTTTTACGCGGAATGTGTTATGACGGTTTTGAGCGTACCCGCAAATGGTTCGAACACCCCCTGTTGGTCGACTTTCTAGCCCACCGCATCAATCACAGTCCTTATCTGTATGATCGTTTCACAGCCGTCCTGCAGGAAAAAAACGACCCCGCCCAGGTTTTTTCCTGGTGCGGGGTCTTGCGATCTCTGTGGCGCTGA
- a CDS encoding acetyl-CoA hydrolase/transferase C-terminal domain-containing protein has protein sequence MSILHDRIAYPNLLERIKTVAEVLPLFQNGMTLGWSGFTPVGYPKAIPKALANYVETNRLQGKMRFNLLIGASVGTETEDRWASLDMIERRWPYQSGKNIRKGINTGRIRMHDKHLSMFAQDLGYGFYTKDLGGKIDLGIIEASAITKEGNIILAGSVGIAAEIIQSAEHLIIELNTTIPSYEGLHDIVLPEQPPHRQPYLISRVGDRIGTTYVPCNPDKIIAIVESKEPDNGRSLGATDAVSERIAGHILDFFQTEVKAGRLPANLLPLQSGVGNIANAVVGDLVKGPFSDLTVYTEVLQDTMLDFFDSGKLKYASATSLSFSADGFERFYNNWDEYTRKIVLRPQQLANNPEMIRRLGVIAMNTPVEFDIYAHANSTLVGGTRMINGIGGSGDFLRNAFLSIMHSPSVRPSKTDPTGITCVVPMVPHVDHTEHDLDVLVTEQGLADLRGLCPRDRAQLIIDKCAHPEYRPLLQDYLDRASHECLSRGVGHEPHMLDRVFRMQQHLATHGTMKIGSWD, from the coding sequence ATGAGCATTTTGCATGACCGTATCGCCTACCCGAACCTTTTAGAACGTATAAAAACCGTCGCTGAGGTCCTGCCCCTTTTTCAAAACGGCATGACCCTGGGTTGGTCGGGATTTACGCCCGTAGGTTACCCAAAAGCTATCCCTAAAGCTTTGGCAAACTACGTGGAAACCAACCGCCTGCAGGGCAAGATGCGCTTCAATTTGCTCATTGGCGCCTCCGTCGGAACCGAAACCGAGGATCGGTGGGCTTCCCTCGACATGATCGAGCGCCGCTGGCCCTATCAAAGCGGCAAAAACATCCGCAAAGGCATCAACACCGGCCGCATCCGTATGCACGACAAGCACCTGTCCATGTTTGCCCAGGACCTGGGCTACGGTTTTTACACCAAGGATCTCGGTGGGAAAATCGATCTCGGCATCATCGAGGCAAGTGCCATCACCAAGGAAGGCAATATCATCCTTGCCGGATCCGTAGGCATTGCCGCTGAAATCATCCAGTCGGCCGAGCATCTGATTATCGAACTGAACACCACCATCCCTTCCTATGAAGGGCTCCATGACATCGTGCTGCCGGAACAGCCCCCCCATCGGCAGCCTTACCTGATCAGCCGTGTTGGCGACCGCATAGGTACCACCTATGTCCCCTGCAACCCTGACAAGATCATCGCCATCGTCGAATCCAAAGAACCTGACAACGGTCGATCGCTGGGTGCCACCGATGCGGTTTCCGAACGTATTGCCGGCCACATTCTCGATTTTTTCCAAACCGAGGTTAAAGCCGGACGCCTGCCCGCCAACCTGCTGCCTCTGCAATCAGGCGTCGGCAACATCGCCAACGCGGTCGTCGGGGATCTGGTCAAAGGCCCCTTCAGCGACCTGACCGTTTATACAGAGGTTCTGCAAGACACCATGCTGGACTTTTTCGACTCCGGCAAACTCAAATATGCCTCAGCCACATCCCTGTCCTTCTCGGCCGATGGGTTTGAGCGATTCTACAACAACTGGGATGAATACACCCGCAAGATCGTGCTGCGCCCCCAGCAGTTGGCCAACAACCCGGAAATGATTCGACGTCTTGGCGTTATCGCCATGAACACCCCCGTGGAATTCGATATTTACGCCCACGCCAACTCGACACTGGTCGGCGGCACACGCATGATCAACGGTATCGGCGGCTCCGGCGACTTTCTGCGCAACGCCTTCCTGTCCATTATGCATTCGCCCTCGGTGCGCCCGAGCAAAACCGACCCCACCGGGATCACCTGCGTCGTACCGATGGTTCCGCATGTCGACCATACCGAGCATGATCTCGATGTGCTTGTCACCGAACAGGGCCTGGCCGACTTGCGCGGTCTTTGTCCCCGCGACCGCGCACAACTGATCATCGACAAATGCGCCCACCCGGAATATCGCCCCTTGCTGCAGGATTATCTGGATCGGGCCAGCCACGAATGCCTGAGCCGCGGAGTCGGCCACGAGCCGCATATGCTCGACAGGGTCTTCCGCATGCAGCAACACCTGGCTACCCACGGCACCATGAAAATCGGATCCTGGGACTGA
- a CDS encoding uridylate kinase — translation MAKRHEVNNRLQGETLVRKGLMQKHDHIQPMRLIPDLQVVKIGGHGTIDFGREVVMPLLEEIGEQAKDHKMLVVTGGGVRVRHILDVGIDLGMPTGVLAQLAGKISEQNAEMVSLLLSKWGGTHIDSADILDLPMLLKLGLLPVTHGTPPYGLFEHPPECGLIPPHRTDTGAFLMAEVLGAKSCILVKNVDGLYTENPLVNPDADLIEDITVDELLAMDLEDLVMERKLLYLLKDANSLKELRIVNGHKRGNVEKALRGEKVGTIIRV, via the coding sequence ATGGCCAAAAGGCATGAAGTGAACAACAGGTTGCAGGGTGAGACCCTGGTTCGCAAAGGATTGATGCAAAAGCATGATCATATTCAACCGATGCGGCTGATACCGGATCTGCAAGTGGTAAAAATAGGTGGTCACGGTACCATCGATTTCGGCCGGGAAGTGGTTATGCCGCTGCTGGAGGAGATTGGCGAGCAGGCTAAAGACCATAAGATGCTGGTTGTTACCGGCGGCGGTGTCAGGGTGCGACATATTCTCGATGTCGGCATCGACCTTGGCATGCCCACGGGAGTGCTGGCACAGTTAGCCGGTAAAATCAGCGAGCAGAATGCCGAAATGGTTTCTTTATTGCTCTCCAAATGGGGCGGGACGCATATTGATAGTGCGGATATTCTGGACCTTCCCATGTTGCTTAAACTTGGGTTGTTACCTGTTACGCATGGAACCCCTCCCTATGGACTCTTTGAACATCCGCCCGAGTGTGGCTTGATCCCGCCCCATCGCACGGATACCGGGGCATTTTTGATGGCTGAGGTGCTTGGAGCCAAAAGTTGTATTCTGGTCAAAAACGTAGACGGCTTGTATACGGAAAACCCGTTGGTTAATCCCGACGCCGATTTGATCGAAGACATCACGGTGGATGAGTTGCTCGCCATGGACTTGGAAGATCTGGTGATGGAGCGGAAATTGCTGTATCTGCTGAAAGATGCGAATAGTCTCAAAGAACTGCGCATCGTCAACGGTCATAAGCGCGGCAATGTCGAGAAAGCCCTTCGGGGAGAAAAAGTAGGTACGATTATCCGCGTTTGA
- a CDS encoding energy transducer TonB gives MKAGRTWLAFGASLAIHLAVVLALGMGLMQPHRLVNRVEVDLEGAAAPSVPAGVRAPSPVAGPEMPQSSSVPSAAAVPAQLAVASQSFNAPTPSSFDPDGELQVPVSGGLPGPTSVALTASGGGSGGMGAGSGPGTQGAGQGRRGSGSASALAGYLNAIRARVDAAKRYPQMAQQRRQEGVATVTFRLTPDGRLAGTPTVTRSSGYRQLDKAALRAVNRGAPYPAFPLDPRQMKALEIPVKFYLR, from the coding sequence GTGAAGGCAGGTCGCACCTGGTTGGCTTTTGGCGCCTCCCTGGCCATTCATCTTGCCGTGGTGTTGGCTCTTGGCATGGGATTGATGCAGCCTCACCGTTTGGTTAATCGTGTCGAGGTTGACCTGGAAGGTGCTGCGGCACCCTCGGTTCCTGCGGGGGTTCGTGCGCCTTCGCCTGTGGCTGGCCCGGAAATGCCCCAGTCTTCTTCGGTGCCTTCGGCGGCAGCGGTTCCTGCACAACTGGCTGTTGCTTCCCAGTCTTTCAATGCCCCTACGCCAAGTAGCTTCGATCCGGATGGCGAACTGCAAGTTCCGGTTTCCGGCGGGCTTCCCGGACCGACATCGGTGGCATTGACGGCCTCGGGTGGCGGTAGCGGGGGGATGGGCGCCGGCAGCGGTCCCGGTACGCAGGGCGCAGGTCAGGGCCGTCGGGGGTCCGGTTCCGCATCGGCTTTGGCGGGTTATCTGAATGCGATCCGGGCGCGGGTCGATGCCGCTAAGCGCTATCCTCAGATGGCCCAGCAGCGACGGCAGGAGGGCGTAGCCACGGTCACCTTTCGTTTGACGCCGGATGGCCGGTTGGCCGGGACCCCGACGGTGACCCGGAGTTCAGGTTATCGACAGCTCGACAAGGCTGCTTTACGGGCCGTAAACCGCGGAGCCCCCTATCCTGCCTTTCCTTTGGATCCCCGACAGATGAAGGCCCTTGAGATCCCGGTGAAGTTTTATCTTCGCTGA